From the genome of Verrucomicrobiaceae bacterium, one region includes:
- a CDS encoding efflux transporter outer membrane subunit translates to MNRTLFIPLITTLFASCAAVGPNYSRPYAGEPSTFRFGSNKYGRSLGDLDWRSVFKDAALRQLIDEALANNLDLAAASARVIQAQANLAAVRSRFLPTIGAGYNYSHSEVSRDISLSKFNSPSLFDTQSHSIGITLLDYEADFWGKIRRAAESARAKLLATEEGRRMVQVGLIAGIATAYVSLREQDHELSIATRTREARVKSLELLTQKQKAGQGPLTDVEQGQVLIAEADVAIRTIEKQIALLENQLSTLAGRPPGSIRRGTAFSGTQLVAHIPAGLPSDLLNRRPDIRASEQLLIAATADIGVAQAQLLPSFTLTTSVGLRSKELGDLFTNPTKLWQIGPAVNVPIFTGGRLRAAIMGSKAARDEAEADYRKTVLQSLREVSDALISRQKSAGVHEAQSRVVTARQSALGLIRQRYDNGVAAYLEVLYNDQQLFAAEISQARAKLEELLSTIDLYRALGGGYDKASVPDFAKNPAPPPAKRRWLPWKSSE, encoded by the coding sequence ATGAATCGCACTCTTTTCATTCCCCTCATCACCACGCTATTCGCGAGCTGCGCCGCCGTCGGCCCGAACTACTCACGGCCCTACGCTGGTGAGCCATCCACCTTCCGTTTTGGTAGTAATAAATACGGTCGCAGCCTCGGCGATCTCGATTGGCGCAGTGTTTTCAAAGATGCGGCTCTGCGCCAACTCATCGACGAAGCCCTCGCGAACAATCTCGACCTCGCCGCTGCCTCCGCCCGCGTCATCCAGGCCCAGGCAAACCTCGCCGCCGTGCGCTCACGCTTTCTGCCCACCATCGGCGCGGGCTACAACTACAGTCACAGCGAGGTCTCACGCGACATCTCGCTTTCGAAGTTCAACTCCCCCAGCCTTTTCGACACACAAAGCCACAGCATCGGCATCACACTGCTCGATTACGAAGCTGACTTCTGGGGCAAAATCCGCCGCGCCGCCGAATCCGCCCGCGCCAAGCTCCTCGCCACGGAAGAAGGCCGCCGCATGGTGCAGGTCGGCCTCATCGCAGGCATCGCCACCGCCTACGTCTCGCTGCGCGAGCAGGATCACGAGCTCTCCATCGCCACACGCACGCGCGAGGCCCGCGTGAAGTCGCTCGAACTCCTCACGCAAAAACAAAAAGCCGGACAAGGCCCGCTCACCGATGTCGAACAAGGCCAAGTGCTCATCGCCGAGGCCGATGTCGCCATACGCACCATCGAAAAACAAATCGCCCTGCTGGAAAACCAGCTCAGCACCCTCGCAGGCCGTCCGCCCGGCTCCATTCGCCGTGGCACCGCCTTCAGCGGCACCCAACTCGTCGCGCACATCCCCGCTGGCCTGCCCTCCGATCTTCTCAATCGCCGACCCGACATCCGCGCTAGCGAGCAACTGCTCATCGCCGCCACAGCCGACATCGGCGTCGCACAAGCGCAGCTCCTTCCCAGCTTCACCCTCACCACCAGCGTCGGATTGCGCAGCAAAGAGCTCGGCGACCTCTTCACCAATCCCACCAAGCTCTGGCAAATCGGCCCCGCCGTGAACGTGCCCATCTTCACCGGAGGCCGACTCCGCGCCGCAATCATGGGCAGCAAAGCCGCCCGCGATGAAGCCGAAGCCGACTACCGCAAAACCGTCCTGCAAAGCCTGCGCGAAGTCTCCGACGCCCTCATCAGCCGCCAAAAAAGCGCTGGAGTGCATGAGGCGCAGTCCCGCGTCGTCACCGCCCGCCAGTCCGCCCTCGGTCTCATCCGCCAGCGCTACGACAACGGCGTCGCCGCCTACCTCGAAGTCCTCTACAACGACCAACAACTCTTCGCCGCCGAGATCTCCCAAGCCCGCGCCAAGCTCGAAGAACTCCTCTCCACCATCGACCTCTACCGCGCCCTCGGCGGCGGTTATGATAAAGCGAGCGTGCCAGACTTTGCCAAAAACCCAGCTCCTCCACCAGCCAAACGGCGCTGGCTTCCGTGGAAGTCTTCAGAATGA
- a CDS encoding DUF1552 domain-containing protein has translation MNRRHFLLSSLGATLALPGMSSLQAKGAVKAAKGAGMGARRFVAIGNLLGYQTKSLFPTTQGRNYEKTTLLGPLAEIRDHMTVFRGLDHGVKGGHFAVHSFLSGVLHSEAQNRPEGNVTIDQYLADEIGFQTRFPALTVGSEGGIHGGCQISWTKSGVRVPPVTNPAELFEKIFVTDSKERQARRAQENQVEASILDSVLEEANRLSKQVNKEDKDKLDEYLTSVRDVEKRLELRQKWTHQPKPKAPFDKPANRNAVEDMPLLYEMIALALQTDSTRIATLEIGGDFMPQHLGIKKDWHGLSHHGNDAEAIADLIKLETYQIEHFGKFVARLAKMNDGERTLLDSTTVLFGSGMGDGNSHKNSDLPILLAGGGYRHGEFREVPREGINKVPLCNLFVDIAQKMGVETDSFGSSTGRFA, from the coding sequence ATGAATCGTCGTCATTTCCTCCTCAGCTCCCTCGGTGCCACACTGGCGCTACCGGGCATGTCATCGCTCCAGGCCAAAGGAGCGGTTAAGGCCGCCAAAGGCGCAGGCATGGGTGCGCGGCGCTTTGTCGCCATCGGCAACCTGCTCGGCTACCAGACGAAAAGCCTGTTTCCGACCACGCAGGGCCGCAATTACGAGAAGACGACGCTGCTGGGGCCTCTGGCGGAGATTCGCGATCACATGACGGTCTTTCGCGGGCTCGACCACGGCGTGAAGGGCGGCCATTTCGCGGTGCATTCCTTCCTTTCCGGCGTGCTGCACTCCGAGGCGCAAAACCGGCCCGAGGGCAATGTGACCATCGATCAATACCTCGCGGACGAAATCGGCTTTCAGACACGGTTTCCCGCACTCACGGTCGGCTCGGAAGGCGGCATCCATGGCGGCTGCCAGATTTCATGGACGAAGTCGGGCGTGCGTGTGCCGCCGGTGACGAATCCGGCGGAGCTTTTCGAGAAAATCTTCGTCACCGACTCCAAAGAGCGTCAGGCACGCCGTGCACAAGAAAACCAGGTGGAGGCCTCCATCCTCGATTCCGTGCTGGAGGAAGCAAACCGCCTCTCCAAGCAGGTGAACAAGGAGGATAAAGACAAGCTCGACGAGTATCTGACCTCCGTGCGGGATGTGGAGAAGCGCCTCGAACTGCGCCAAAAGTGGACGCATCAGCCGAAGCCCAAAGCGCCCTTCGACAAGCCCGCCAACCGCAACGCCGTCGAGGACATGCCACTGCTCTATGAGATGATCGCTCTCGCTTTGCAGACGGACAGCACCCGCATTGCAACGCTGGAGATCGGCGGCGATTTCATGCCGCAGCACCTCGGCATCAAGAAGGACTGGCACGGCCTCTCCCATCACGGCAACGACGCCGAAGCCATCGCCGACCTCATCAAGCTGGAGACGTATCAGATCGAGCACTTCGGCAAGTTCGTGGCCCGCCTGGCCAAGATGAACGACGGCGAGCGCACGCTGCTAGACTCCACGACCGTGCTTTTCGGCAGCGGCATGGGCGATGGCAACTCTCACAAGAACTCCGACCTGCCCATCCTCCTCGCTGGTGGCGGCTACAGGCACGGCGAATTCCGCGAGGTGCCCCGCGAAGGCATCAACAAGGTGCCGTTGTGCAACCTGTTCGTCGATATCGCCCAGAAGATGGGCGTGGAGACCGATTCGTTCGGCAGCAGCACGGGGCGGTTTGCTTGA